The Lycium barbarum isolate Lr01 chromosome 12, ASM1917538v2, whole genome shotgun sequence genome includes a region encoding these proteins:
- the LOC132624011 gene encoding microtubule-destabilizing protein 60-like isoform X3 codes for MHQEPENPNPISNTTKTLSLINNYIAFPVTLMDSNSKSTRLITPKKCSKNSENLNPNVENSPVFSKSCKSPLISKSVTKSQKSVSRNPNTNPNQLASPSPKNKIRQRKFVIAKKKKTNGDNLNPSMVCKCNNKAGVEKKKCLCVAYETLRASQEEFFKNRCGNDLDENELEKLDRDESLIPDVDMSKQDVGSGEKRGRERLLEEVGQSVPENSAGKVKHLVKAFEKLLSLPKTDECEEKVEKDEKEEEDCRKGQKWALPGLQTQVSAVSSFCPSDFFLTTESLGLDPRRASSLDSSNGCFSNSSRTSGDGRRSRRDSSESAGTFARRNWKRRQQLKATSQKPFKLRTEERGKGKEEEFFKKVQQMAEEEEKQRIPIAQGLPWTTDEPESLSKPLVKEITRPVDLVLHSDIRAVERSEFDHQVAEKLSYIEQYKMERERLQKMAEEEEIRRLRKELVPKAQPMPYFDRPFIPRSKKSYHAKRSKVPYTSTQEDQVLYIFE; via the exons ATGCATCAAGAACCAGAAAACCCTAACCCAATTAGCAATACCACAAAAACCCTAAGTCTAATCAACAATTACATTGCTTTTCCAGTGACTTTAATGGATTCCAACTCCAAATCCACCAGGCTAATTACGCCTAAAAAATGCTCCAAGAATTCCGAAAATTTGAACCCCAATGTCGAAAACAGTCCAGTTTTTTCAAAATCTTGTAAATCACCATTGATTTCCAAATCGGTGACAAAATCCCAGAAGTCAGTTTCAAGAAACCCTAACACAAATCCAAATCAATTGGCTTCACCTTCACCGAAAAACAAGATTCGTCAAAGGAAGTTTGTTATtgcgaagaagaagaagactaaTGGAGATAATCTGAACCCTTCAATGGTTTGTAAGTGTAATAATAAGGCTGGTGTTGAGAAAAAGAAGTGTCTTTGTGTTGCTTATGAGACTCTTAGGGCTTCTCAAGAAGAGTTCTTCAAGAATCGCTGTGGAAATGATCTTGATGAGAATGAATTAGAGAAGTTGGATCGCGACGAGTCTTTGATTCCAGACGTTGATATGTCAAAACAAGACGTGGGTTCGGGTGAAAAGAGGGGGAGGGAGAGGTTGTTGGAAGAAGTAGGACAAAGTGTACCTGAAAATAGTGCTGGAAAAGTGAAGCATTTAGTTAAGGCTTTTGAGAAGCTGCTCTCATTGCCCAAAACAGATGAGTGTGAAGAGAAAGTAGAAAAAgatgaaaaggaagaagaagattgtagaaaggGACAAAAATGGGCATTGCCTGGCTTACAGACACAGGTATCCGCCGTTTCTTCGTTTTGTCCATCGGATTTTTTCCTCACTACCGAGAGTTTAGGCTTGGATCCACGTCGTGCCTCCTCATTGGATAGCAGCAACGGATG CTTCAGTAATTCAAGCAGGACATCAGGTGATGGTCGAAGGAGCAGACGCGAT AGTTCTGAATCAGCAGGCACATTTGCTAGAAGAAACTGGAAGAGAAGGCAGCAGCTCAAAGCGACCTCCCAAAAGCCCTTCAAACTTAGAACTGAG GAAAGGGGAAAAGGTAAGGAGGAAGAATTTTTTAAGAAAGTGCAACAAATGGCGGAGGAAGAGGAGAAACAGCGGATACCAATTGCACAAGGCCTTCCATGGACAACAGACGAGCCAGAG TCTTTGTCAAAGCCTCTGGTAAAAGAGATCACAAGGCCAGTTGATCTGGTGCTGCACAGTGACATTAGGGCTGTTGAACGTTCTGAGTTTGACCATCAG GTTGCAGAAAAATTGAGCTATATTGAACAATACAAAATGGAAAGAGAGAGACTACAGAAG ATGgctgaggaagaagaaattaggAGGCTGAGAAAGGAACTTGTTCCTAAAGCTCAACCAATGCCCTACTTTGACAGGCCTTTCATTCCTAGAAg CAAAAAATCCTACCATGCCAAGAGATCCAAAGTTCCATATACCTCAACACAAGAAGATCAAGTGCTGTATATCTTTGAATGA
- the LOC132624011 gene encoding microtubule-destabilizing protein 60-like isoform X1 gives MHQEPENPNPISNTTKTLSLINNYIAFPVTLMDSNSKSTRLITPKKCSKNSENLNPNVENSPVFSKSCKSPLISKSVTKSQKSVSRNPNTNPNQLASPSPKNKIRQRKFVIAKKKKTNGDNLNPSMVCKCNNKAGVEKKKCLCVAYETLRASQEEFFKNRCGNDLDENELEKLDRDESLIPDVDMSKQDVGSGEKRGRERLLEEVGQSVPENSAGKVKHLVKAFEKLLSLPKTDECEEKVEKDEKEEEDCRKGQKWALPGLQTQVSAVSSFCPSDFFLTTESLGLDPRRASSLDSSNGCFSNSSRTSGDGRRSRRDSSESAGTFARRNWKRRQQLKATSQKPFKLRTEERGKGKEEEFFKKVQQMAEEEEKQRIPIAQGLPWTTDEPESLSKPLVKEITRPVDLVLHSDIRAVERSEFDHQVAEKLSYIEQYKMERERLQKMAEEEEIRRLRKELVPKAQPMPYFDRPFIPRRSAKNPTMPRDPKFHIPQHKKIKCCISLNDMYIHNENEWGCSDEL, from the exons ATGCATCAAGAACCAGAAAACCCTAACCCAATTAGCAATACCACAAAAACCCTAAGTCTAATCAACAATTACATTGCTTTTCCAGTGACTTTAATGGATTCCAACTCCAAATCCACCAGGCTAATTACGCCTAAAAAATGCTCCAAGAATTCCGAAAATTTGAACCCCAATGTCGAAAACAGTCCAGTTTTTTCAAAATCTTGTAAATCACCATTGATTTCCAAATCGGTGACAAAATCCCAGAAGTCAGTTTCAAGAAACCCTAACACAAATCCAAATCAATTGGCTTCACCTTCACCGAAAAACAAGATTCGTCAAAGGAAGTTTGTTATtgcgaagaagaagaagactaaTGGAGATAATCTGAACCCTTCAATGGTTTGTAAGTGTAATAATAAGGCTGGTGTTGAGAAAAAGAAGTGTCTTTGTGTTGCTTATGAGACTCTTAGGGCTTCTCAAGAAGAGTTCTTCAAGAATCGCTGTGGAAATGATCTTGATGAGAATGAATTAGAGAAGTTGGATCGCGACGAGTCTTTGATTCCAGACGTTGATATGTCAAAACAAGACGTGGGTTCGGGTGAAAAGAGGGGGAGGGAGAGGTTGTTGGAAGAAGTAGGACAAAGTGTACCTGAAAATAGTGCTGGAAAAGTGAAGCATTTAGTTAAGGCTTTTGAGAAGCTGCTCTCATTGCCCAAAACAGATGAGTGTGAAGAGAAAGTAGAAAAAgatgaaaaggaagaagaagattgtagaaaggGACAAAAATGGGCATTGCCTGGCTTACAGACACAGGTATCCGCCGTTTCTTCGTTTTGTCCATCGGATTTTTTCCTCACTACCGAGAGTTTAGGCTTGGATCCACGTCGTGCCTCCTCATTGGATAGCAGCAACGGATG CTTCAGTAATTCAAGCAGGACATCAGGTGATGGTCGAAGGAGCAGACGCGAT AGTTCTGAATCAGCAGGCACATTTGCTAGAAGAAACTGGAAGAGAAGGCAGCAGCTCAAAGCGACCTCCCAAAAGCCCTTCAAACTTAGAACTGAG GAAAGGGGAAAAGGTAAGGAGGAAGAATTTTTTAAGAAAGTGCAACAAATGGCGGAGGAAGAGGAGAAACAGCGGATACCAATTGCACAAGGCCTTCCATGGACAACAGACGAGCCAGAG TCTTTGTCAAAGCCTCTGGTAAAAGAGATCACAAGGCCAGTTGATCTGGTGCTGCACAGTGACATTAGGGCTGTTGAACGTTCTGAGTTTGACCATCAG GTTGCAGAAAAATTGAGCTATATTGAACAATACAAAATGGAAAGAGAGAGACTACAGAAG ATGgctgaggaagaagaaattaggAGGCTGAGAAAGGAACTTGTTCCTAAAGCTCAACCAATGCCCTACTTTGACAGGCCTTTCATTCCTAGAAg GTCAGCAAAAAATCCTACCATGCCAAGAGATCCAAAGTTCCATATACCTCAACACAAGAAGATCAAGTGCTGTATATCTTTGAATGATATGTACATACACAACGAGAACGAATGGGGATGCAGCGATGAACTTTGA
- the LOC132624011 gene encoding microtubule-destabilizing protein 60-like isoform X2, whose amino-acid sequence MHQEPENPNPISNTTKTLSLINNYIAFPVTLMDSNSKSTRLITPKKCSKNSENLNPNVENSPVFSKSCKSPLISKSVTKSQKSVSRNPNTNPNQLASPSPKNKIRQRKFVIAKKKKTNGDNLNPSMVCKCNNKAGVEKKKCLCVAYETLRASQEEFFKNRCGNDLDENELEKLDRDESLIPDVDMSKQDVGSGEKRGRERLLEEVGQSVPENSAGKVKHLVKAFEKLLSLPKTDECEEKVEKDEKEEEDCRKGQKWALPGLQTQVSAVSSFCPSDFFLTTESLGLDPRRASSLDSSNGCNSSRTSGDGRRSRRDSSESAGTFARRNWKRRQQLKATSQKPFKLRTEERGKGKEEEFFKKVQQMAEEEEKQRIPIAQGLPWTTDEPESLSKPLVKEITRPVDLVLHSDIRAVERSEFDHQVAEKLSYIEQYKMERERLQKMAEEEEIRRLRKELVPKAQPMPYFDRPFIPRRSAKNPTMPRDPKFHIPQHKKIKCCISLNDMYIHNENEWGCSDEL is encoded by the exons ATGCATCAAGAACCAGAAAACCCTAACCCAATTAGCAATACCACAAAAACCCTAAGTCTAATCAACAATTACATTGCTTTTCCAGTGACTTTAATGGATTCCAACTCCAAATCCACCAGGCTAATTACGCCTAAAAAATGCTCCAAGAATTCCGAAAATTTGAACCCCAATGTCGAAAACAGTCCAGTTTTTTCAAAATCTTGTAAATCACCATTGATTTCCAAATCGGTGACAAAATCCCAGAAGTCAGTTTCAAGAAACCCTAACACAAATCCAAATCAATTGGCTTCACCTTCACCGAAAAACAAGATTCGTCAAAGGAAGTTTGTTATtgcgaagaagaagaagactaaTGGAGATAATCTGAACCCTTCAATGGTTTGTAAGTGTAATAATAAGGCTGGTGTTGAGAAAAAGAAGTGTCTTTGTGTTGCTTATGAGACTCTTAGGGCTTCTCAAGAAGAGTTCTTCAAGAATCGCTGTGGAAATGATCTTGATGAGAATGAATTAGAGAAGTTGGATCGCGACGAGTCTTTGATTCCAGACGTTGATATGTCAAAACAAGACGTGGGTTCGGGTGAAAAGAGGGGGAGGGAGAGGTTGTTGGAAGAAGTAGGACAAAGTGTACCTGAAAATAGTGCTGGAAAAGTGAAGCATTTAGTTAAGGCTTTTGAGAAGCTGCTCTCATTGCCCAAAACAGATGAGTGTGAAGAGAAAGTAGAAAAAgatgaaaaggaagaagaagattgtagaaaggGACAAAAATGGGCATTGCCTGGCTTACAGACACAGGTATCCGCCGTTTCTTCGTTTTGTCCATCGGATTTTTTCCTCACTACCGAGAGTTTAGGCTTGGATCCACGTCGTGCCTCCTCATTGGATAGCAGCAACGGATG TAATTCAAGCAGGACATCAGGTGATGGTCGAAGGAGCAGACGCGAT AGTTCTGAATCAGCAGGCACATTTGCTAGAAGAAACTGGAAGAGAAGGCAGCAGCTCAAAGCGACCTCCCAAAAGCCCTTCAAACTTAGAACTGAG GAAAGGGGAAAAGGTAAGGAGGAAGAATTTTTTAAGAAAGTGCAACAAATGGCGGAGGAAGAGGAGAAACAGCGGATACCAATTGCACAAGGCCTTCCATGGACAACAGACGAGCCAGAG TCTTTGTCAAAGCCTCTGGTAAAAGAGATCACAAGGCCAGTTGATCTGGTGCTGCACAGTGACATTAGGGCTGTTGAACGTTCTGAGTTTGACCATCAG GTTGCAGAAAAATTGAGCTATATTGAACAATACAAAATGGAAAGAGAGAGACTACAGAAG ATGgctgaggaagaagaaattaggAGGCTGAGAAAGGAACTTGTTCCTAAAGCTCAACCAATGCCCTACTTTGACAGGCCTTTCATTCCTAGAAg GTCAGCAAAAAATCCTACCATGCCAAGAGATCCAAAGTTCCATATACCTCAACACAAGAAGATCAAGTGCTGTATATCTTTGAATGATATGTACATACACAACGAGAACGAATGGGGATGCAGCGATGAACTTTGA